The genomic interval tttaattaaatacgATTTATAAGAAATCCTCTAACTTCCTCTTACATTTGATTAtgccttctctttcttttctctttctgtcgaTTGCCATATGTTCCTACATTTTCTCCTCAACATGAAGCAGATGGCCCCTCTAATTTCCGAAAGTATCATTTATCATATTCACATCTCACAGAGGCTCTGTTTGTTAATACAAACAGATGAGAAAGTAAGTGCTTTATGTTGTCAAGGCCCTAAACAGATTTCAAAGAGCTGGACCATCTCTTGTTTTTTGAGTGACAAGAAGACACTGAATGCATATGTTAATCCTCCATACTCATGAGCTAAAGAACAAACTCCCAAAAATCGAAATGCAAAGCAGtaacttttttcccccccaaatGTAGAGAGTAAAGAGGTCCGTCGAGGAGAAAAAGCTCAGGAGGACAGCCTTCATGCATCCTCTGCTCACGAATCCAGTTACTTTGAGATCCCTACCAAGGAAGGTCACATGGCCACTAATGGCATCCACGAGATTCCCACCAAGGATACGGAGGGTGCACCAACTCACAGCCACATCACTACAGGTGAAATTCAAGTCAAGATTTATGTTATTTCCTGTGAATAAATGTTCACAGAGTGTGTATTGCATAGCTTAATCTTTGATGGAAATGTAAGGTAATGTTACAGTGTTTTTGTAGATTATTAAAATGATCATATCAGcttaaatagtaaataatacgTTGTTAATGTGGCGTTACTACAGTACTATACtgtatttaatttgtaatttttcagAGTTATGTTGACTTTAATGAGAAATCCTTTatgacacaaagaaacaaatcagGAAGTGGCCATTGTTAGAGCTGCGAAAACAGAGTAACAATTGTTCTGCAACAGAAGCCACTAAATGTTTTTCATACATGTTTGAATAAGTACTCATGCTTTATGTATTTGATagtatttatataaatttgaGTGCTTCAGTTTGCAGTCTTATATTTAGGACTGACTGATGCAGTAATAAAACTGCACTGTTTGCTCCACAGCTCAAGGACATGCCTCCTTCACCATAGAGTTTGACAACACTTCTCCAGGGAAAGTCACCATTAAAGACCATGTGTCAAAGTTCACACCCGACCAACATAGATCTCGCTCCAAGAAGAGTGGAGCGGGAGGTGGAGGCACAGGAGGCAGGGACCTGAGCACTCTACAAGCGGCTATGATGGCATCTGAGAGCAAGGTGGCTGACTGGCTGGCTCACAATGACCCCACTCTGGTGCGCGGCGAGTCAACGGAGGACGATAGCAAGAGCATCAAGAGTGACGTGCCAGTCCATCTCAAAAGACTCAAAGGTGAAAgctgttttccatttattttatatatttatttttgccatgGCACAGTTTGATTGTCTCATCCAAAAAATATCATACTCACACTCTCTAATAATGTTCATTTCAGGGTTTTCAGGTATTTCAATAGAATATATGGAATACATTAAATAGTTACCCATTAGTCTTTTCTCACATAGCTCCAGATTAACCTTTTCCATCATTACGATTGATGCTCCGGCATCAAATCTGAGAGCACCAATTAGATCAACTTTAGCTCAGTTAAATTTTTTGCACCTTATTTGTATTTCTTAGgcagttttagtaaaaaaaaaaaaaaaaaaagaaaataccatGAAATCatataaagtcatttaaaactgccattttactttaacaaaaagttttaaagaaacTAATCATAAAGGTAAActgttaaataaacataaacaccaAACTTATGAAATCATTAATATTGAACCCTTCCATAAAGATAAATTACTTTTATCAATAATGCAGTTAATTAATGCATTATATTACACGTCAAAGTAAGCTAATTGGTGGACTTATCAGTGTCACTAACAGAAACTGTACAAGTTGAAGTCTTTTCTGCAAGCAGGATTCACTTAAACTCTATTTCTGTGAACAACTTTGCTTAAATGTGAGCTAAGAAGTTAATGCATTTCCATCAGTGCATCCATCTCAGTTGTGCTTCTCAAGAGTTTTATGTTTAGTGTTTTGTGTGAAGTGAGCAGACTGTTACCTTTCTGTAAATTAGTTGGGCAGCTCTAAGTAACTTGGCCTTACTTCCTTTGTTATATCTTTATCTTATAAACTGGATGAGCTTTTAATGATGAATGGCGAGGcctttttaattttgaaaaacagGAGCCTCATGTTGTCTCTGCATTCTGTCACTTACACATGACATACTTTTTCCTCATCTTCTTTCTCAGTGAACATATGATGCTGACTTAAaagaacagacaaaaacaaatgggCCATATATTTCTCAGTATTACTGGAGGCCTTGATTGTCTCAAGAAATGGTTGCAAAATAGAACAAAGTCATTGCAGTCTGCAGTCCTGTTCTTTACTACATGAATTTGGGTTGTTTCTTTGTTAGTTTTAGATGTGTTTGGCTGCAGTAACCAAGCAGAGGGATTTGCGGTTggcaaagaaaaagatttaaaccCCTGTCTACTTTGCTCGCACAGCCAGTGACAAAGCTTAGCTTCCATATTGAGTTTTACAGAATTGTTATCCAGTTTGAAGAGCATATTGTACTTGTGCTCATTAACAGCAGTTAATGCctaattaaaaatctttttcaaaTGGTCATTAATCTGATTTCTTGTTTAAGTCTGTGTTTGAGGCCCTGTTGATATTTAGATTTTAGATAAAGTTTGAGAATTATGTCAAATATgattgttctgtttatttttttcactgctTAATTGATTGGTCAGCTCTTGCCTCCACAGAAACCAGCTGCTTGTGAGGGAAATTTATATTTGATGCTATGCTTCATTCTGGTCATGAGTCAATTAGATAAAGACTCTAAAAAGTTGTTGAAAGGGAGGGGGCTTTGTAAGCTGATGAAAATGGAGATATGTGAGGCAGAACTGGAATGCAAGCAAGCTAATTTATTAGATGGAGTTAGTACAACCAACATGCATGCCAACTGATTGACAAATTGGCTCACCTAATGGATGCTTTTGTAATTAACTGACTGATTTACTGACTGACTTTTAGTTAAAGGAAGCCAACAAATAGAAGAAGGATGGAAATAAAGGGTTGAGCTTGGAggaaaagagggagggaaagcATAAAGGATTGATAGAAGATAGGTAGACAGCACGATAGAAAGCTTTCTTCTGATGGTGGTGTTGGACATTTGAGgtgtgaaacagaaaatgtaagcTGAGGAGACAGGTGAGAGCGTGAGGAAGCCGAAAAAAGCAGCAGTGACAGCAGTTTTTGCAGCAATAGCAGCAAAAGTGAGTGgttaaaagaaagcaaagaggAGAGAGATAGAGAGGCTTGTGTGGACTGCAGCAAAGCAGAAAGGGAGGTGGCAAAGGAAGAGAGAGCAGGCTTTGGTTGATAGTTGTTATAGTAACAGTGATGATGGAAGGGAAGCTGAGAATACAGGCGTTCATTTATAAAGAGAAGAATCTAGCTGCGaacatctgtttgtgtgtctgggtttggaggctgcagtagctCGCAGGTGAAATGCTTTTCAGTGCTGACTGGGAGTGTGCGTGAAGCATGTGCTGCTCACATGCAAATTGGTGTGGCTGAAAtttgctgtgtctgtctgcTGTATGTGCATGTTTGAAACATGCTCAGCACTGATCTGCAGACAAGCAGTGCAGCATGTGTGAGAGAAGCTGTGTAAAAATCTGCTTAGGGTGTGTCATAGAGGTTCAGTGAGGATATTTGGAGGTGGCAGCTGATTCAAGGCTTGCGATTTTCAAGCGTCAAGGTGAGTCTTTCTCTTCttgctgtaaatatttattctgtTGGTTATTTGAAATATGAACTGCTGTGTGTGCATCACTCTAACATCTAAACATCTTCGCTGGATGTGATTCCTCTCAGTTTGAATATATAATTGCTTAACAGATTCACTAGTCAAAATTCTACTGTATTCTGCTGAAGTGAATGCTGGCATATGGTACAATTCTTTGTATGCTTGAGCTTTGTGTGACTCTGTGTCCATGTCCGTTGTGTCACTGCATCCTTGTTTTGGGTGTGTGTTCGTGTGCAGAGCCAGAGGACGGCTCTACTGTGAGTCATGGTGGGGCGAGCGGGACACAGCACTGGACTCTCACAGACACCTCTGTTCTCCTCTGACCCTGCCAAGGGCCTCTTTGTCTGGGGAACACAGCATGAAAGACCTGCCTCTCTGCTTATCTGCTGATCTGTTCAACCTACTGTAACACTCCACTGCTTTCATTACTCCTTCTCTTTATGCTTCTTCCCTCTTACTTTTAATGACATGTATGTTTTATTAGATATTCTTATCGAGAGTAGATGTGAAAGTTGAAGGAGTAAATTGTGGCAAACAAGACTCAGGCTCAGAAATGTGCTCAGAGTGGTAGAACTGCTGCAATACCAAAATGTAGAAACAATATTTAAAGGGATACTTCTGTAGTTTAATGTGTATGTTGCTTCAGTGGTTAACAacgaaaatgaaaatataatttatttaacatactTGTTTTATGgttgatggtgccctggttctcGGGTTGTGCGACTGTGTAGAGCCTCTGGGCGCTTGGGGCCCTGTGCCCTTCGCTCTGGCCCCCCTGaatggccggtgcctggcgggGTCAGCGGCTGTGGATCTTGGCCCACCTGGGCCTATGCCCCATGACCGCGGGGGACTCTGgatggggctctcctctgccaccttctgggtgggtccggggtggtcttcgtggtggggtggcttagGTTTGTGCTCCGAGACTGCTGCTGatcgcccgggtctctgggccgccctagtctgcctccagcctccgtggaggcgtggtcacatttgcaagatcacactcatctctgatcactcctcattcctcatactctgcatgctgacagtcactgagttaaccagtgggtttatacactaagagctactttgtttaagtttttgtgtgtatgtgtgtgtgtgtttctggtactttagttgttgtgatacatgttgttgatgtcttggttatgttttttttaggaactcctgctGATTGTCAGTTTAGTTTACCTGTGAAGGCTGTAGAAAATTCTCTGcggtgtttctgtacaggtgtagccaTTGGTTGGTGTTactttggattgaagggtcgttgcttctaCCTactgtctttgtctcctcttccttttttctactttcatttttacttctcttcatttttctcctttttttctataataaataaatagattttaaaaataaataaataaatcagattatcaagcagagccttatacccataaagctccccttggcaactCAAATTTGTCCGGCACAACACAacaaccagactatcattctgctgctacgatgctggacaggacaattttaaaaagattaaaaaataacatactTGTTTTAGGAATTGTTTAAGAAATTATAAATCATGAACAAAGAGAAATCAAGTTTGGGTGTAACCAAAAGGGTGTAGATGCTTACATAACACCCACCCCCACTAcatacaacagaaaacaacatataaagaaaactaaatcaaCCTTATATTTACAAGGAAAACTTTTATTATTGATAAgtatccatttttttctttgaccaGCCTAGTATTTAGGAGACTTGCTCTACATTATGTTGCGATGTTTGAGTataacaactgttaattcctcacactgtaacgtttatttcttccattttaacttatttaatttctttaatttcttttaaagtttgttttaatgtactttttaatgctttccctgcaccctgctgtaatgcttttaatgttttgtgtaaatcactttgaatAAACTTGCCTTTCCTTGCCTAAACTTCCATGCTCATGCTGTAGATTTTTTAAAGCATGCATTGTTTTAGACATGCAAATAATGAAGAATATAGAACGGTGTATTGATTCTAGGAAGTGACGTGTGAAATAGAATCTGATTCTGCCCCTTTACTTCTCAAATAACTGACTTGTGGATAGCTATTTGGGCCTGAATGGCTGTCAACTCAAATGACAATATTCTAAAACCTGAGCctccttcacttttttttttttcacctaatCCATTCTCCCATTCCATCCACCATCACCCTTTTCCACATCCCCCAACCTCCTTACCAGTCCAGCCTTcccttttctttcccttttacCCTTTCacttcccctcctcctcctcctcctcctcactctcTAACCCACctcccaccacacacacacatacacacacatccagcATTCTACTCTGCTTCCCCCTCCATGTCTTCCTCATCCCCTCCCCCTTTCCTAACTCACTGGCAGTGAAGTAGGCAGGGCCAGTAGTCGTGTGGGTGGCATGTCTGGATTAGTGTGGCACACTGTCTACAGTTGCATGATACTGAGAGGACTTGCTGATTCAACCCAGACAGATCAGAAAATGAGACTGCAGTAATGTGGTAGGTAAATCTTAGGTTAGGGTGTGAAGTTGGGTGATGGTTGCATAATTGGAATCAGGCAAAAGGTGTTTGTTGTTGATTGTTTGCAAAAACCTTGGTTTATGTTGCAGTGTCCACAAAAGCTGTCCATTCAGGCGAATGTGGTGTTATGCTGTGGTTTATGTGGGGCTTCTGTTGATTATGTAGACCTTTAAAAAAGCACACATGTTGAACTGGAATTGACaacagctgttttctgttgctATGGTGATGTTTAGtactatattttttattcatttgagaAAGCTAACTCAGTGTTTTCTCTAGCATTATACTAGAAATGCAGCATGATTTTACCTCTGAGTGTAGCTAtcacatgatgtttaaattAGTCATTATCATGTTTTATATTCCCACTGTTATGCTTTTACAGATAGATTATCTGTTATAGCTACAGAGTTCATGAGTAAATGATTCAGCAGAGCTGATTTTAAGGTTGAGATTTATACCCTGTTCATCAAGCCTGTATCCAAGTTACATGTCTGAAACTAAAGAGTCAAAACAGACTTACTGTTGGTAATGCATGTAGGCTCCCGGTAGAGACAAAACTTTATGATAGTAAGTATGTATGATGATAGTATGTATGTTGATAGTAAGATCATGTATGTATGTTGATAGTAAGATCAACTTTTAGTTGATCATGAGCAAAATTGATCATGGCAGTTAACTTAGGTCTCTGTATTTGTTGTGTCTCAGCAGGTAGCAAACATGAGGATGGCACCCAGAGTGACTCGGAGAATGGACTGGGCCTACGTTTTGCCAACCGCCGCCATGCTCTTGAGGAGCGGCTGAAAACAGCCCACAGCCACGTGAgcggaggaggagcaggaggggCAAACACTACCGTGAGCAGTACCAGAACAACTGGCACACGCACAGCCTTTATGATCGAGTTCTACGACGAGGAAAACCCTCGAAAGCGTCGATCATATTCGTTCTCTCAGACCGCTCCTCTGCTTGGGGGAGGACCTGGCGGGGAGGGATTGTGTCCTCAACCTCCGTCTCACCCCAAGGTGTTTAGTATTTCCACATCTGCAACAACTGCCTCAGACTCAGGTAATTGTATGTTTCTTGAATTAGatgtcaataaaaaaagaaaatgtcctgtTGTAATTGTGAAACTTGATCTTTTGGGAAAGCATATGTGTATGAGTGTGAATTAATTTCCTGCTTCATGTCCACAGGTAAGGTCCCAGCTCCAATACCAGCGACAGTAGCAGCTGGTGCCCCAACAGCTGCACGTGTTCTCCTAAAGCAGAGATCAGAGGACCCAAGTATTGGTCGAAGTTCAGCCAGTACCGGCCTGGCGACAGGCAGCCCGACCAGCCCGAGTGAGGACACCTCAGTCGTGGGCAAAGGAGCAGGGACAGCTGGAGGGGAGGCAGAGGATGACCACAGCGATAAGGGGACTTACACTATTGAACTGGAGAACAGGAacccagaggaagaggaggccagACGCATGATAGACAAGGTAGGAatgttcagttcaattcagctttagcTGTATAGTGCttatttacaacaaagtcatctgaAGGCACTTTAGAGACATTATCAGGTTAAGCCAATTCattgtaatttaattaaaagaaatccacattactccattttaaaattactttGTTTATACAAGTCAGATCATAATTAATAATAGCCTACCTTAAGAAACTATGCAATTTGCTTTGAGCAGGGTGATTTACCTTTTCTGCCTCAGCTTATTACTGTACTTGACTAAATGGCCTTTATGATCACTTTTAGATGTATGAGAGAGTTTCTCTGCTATTAGTGCATTTTATAAACAAACAACTAGTAtaaacagatttcttctttttatgttcTTCTTTAGAAGACATTTAATTATGGATTCATTCAGAATTCAGATTCAGAAATATTAGACCTATTTTATTAATCCTCAAGGGGAAATTCTTTATCTAATGCTGCAAACATCAGCACCAGTTTGTTAAAAGAGCAGCATCCCAAACATTTTGATCTCTGTTCTGCATAATACACCATTTTACTGTctcttttttactgtttttaacgTCTGTTCTACTAGTACTGGTTATTTCTCGGATAAGACTGGTGTTTGTTGATGTAATGTTAAATTTAATGATGTAACCTGTCATAATTGTAATTTGTCTCAGACAAGAAATTTTATTTCGTTATCCACTTAAAAGTTACTACAGTTTGAGAACAAAAGAGCTGGTTCCTTACAGCTCGCTTAAAAGAAATGTGACCATAAAAGTAGCTGGTAGAAGGACAAGTGTTTAATTTGGACCTAATTCGAAAGAAAAGAATCtgaccaaacacaaacagaccacaCCAAGGTTAATAGTCTCTTTATTACCTGCTTTGTCTGCACTTTTACGGTTTGTGAGTCCTGTGAGACAGTCTGGTGCTGTTGCTGCTAAAACAGTGCTATCATCTCTTTGTGGCCTTGCTTGACCACCACTCATTTGCTCTGTCCCATTGGTGCACCTAATGCTTTCATGATAGCCTGAAGAGATTTCTCCATCAAGCACTGTCCTGTTTTTTATTAAGCAATGCTCTGGGGATGCTGAATAACCACCATTAGTTTTCCACTGCTGCTCTTGACTTGCAGCACAGAGCCTTTTGCTGGTagcagaaaacataaaaaatagaagaaagtAAAACTTTGGGATGATTAACTAGTTTCATGTAATCATTTCTAGTAAACTGAGTAaaataatgtctttaaaaacGGACTCAGAAAGCATTAGAAGCTTACAGGGTGTTTTAATTGTCACCTGTTAGATTCAGAACTTCAGGCTGCCAACACATACTTATTTTAAGGAGATTAAGTTGTTACCTGTGGGTTATTACATTTTATGGTTGCACATGAATAATGTAGAATTTACAAAATGACATCTTACATTTGCAAGTGTCCATTAGTGTCATATGCAGGTGTTATCCTTagataaacagcaaaataattagTGGGGTGTACTTTTTGTTAGTCTGAGTGCGACTGCATTACATTCTGAACTGGAAGTGTTGTTATGCTAATTCCTGTAATTAGCTGACACACTAATTGGCACTCTGCTCACAGCTGTCCactctccctctcctctttttgTGCATGagatttctgtttgtgtcagTGTTATTTAACAAGTACTTCAATACAAAAAGTTCTATTTGTTCAGTTTACTTTTGTTCAGAAGCGCTGTAGAAGAATGATTATGGCATTGATTTTTTAAGAGGGAAATGGCActtaaattgtaaataaagaaTATGGAGTAAGactaaattatatataaatcCACATAAAAAAGTGCATGAAGATGAAAGATTTTGCATGAATTACATGATTAACATACCTAAACTCTGTTACGTTTGTTCTCTCTTGTGTTTTCATACATTTGTAGGTATTTGGTGTGCAGGAGAACACAGATGCCTCTGTTCTGTCAGACCTGAAAGAAGAAGCACAAGGAAAGAAGACAAGAGAGATTGGGAAAGAGGTAAAAAACTGGGGTTTTTAATTCATTTCCATTCCTTTTTCCCACTTTAAATGGCATCGTCCTCTGATGTAGTgctcatgacttttttttatcaacttcATCTTGCTTAGGAAAAATCCCCTCGGAAGAAATGAACTCCAGTATTTCACAGAGCTTTCAGTCTGGTGTTGTATAACAGAAGAAGGTGAAGATTCATGGCTTAGATTTATAATGTGAGCAACAGTCACTGCTGTGACTTGACCACTTTATTTAACTAGACTGTTCAGTGGTGGAGGCTAGTGCTCCCAGAGAGTGACCTAGATCATACTGAGATGAGGAAAGCTTGCTCAGGCCTCCAGGCAATTTCATCAGAGGGAGGGAGCAGTGAGGATCTGCACTGACAGCCTAACTGTCacttatttctgtctttatgttGTTTAGGTGCAGGTCTTTTCTCAATTAAAATGACAAGCAGCGTTTTAGCTGTGACATACACAACCTtgaatcatgaataaacatcaTGTTGATGTTGATTGTGAAACAAAAATACAGGAAGTTTTTGTCATGTCGCCCCCATTCTTCTACAGTCTGGACAACCTTTATGATCATTTTTCTCATAAACTTCAGTAGCTTTTGGATGAGCATTTTCTTCTGATTTGCTCTGTTTATTTAATGCTGCTCCTAACTTAATTAACTGTCTGTTATAACCATATTCTCTGTCCTGTTTCCTTCTCTTTTGTCTCTCCCAACAGTTTGTGTCACCTCAGGCTGTTACTGGTGATTCAAGCTGGGTTTCTGAGTGGGCCAGTTTAGCTGCCAATCACACCAGGACAGACCCAGAGGGTTCTGGAGCAGAGGTAGCCACCTACCTACACAAAGAGAGAGGTATTTAATCATTTGTCTCCAAATAGAATATgcctaaataaaaaatctttagaTGGAGTAAAcccaaagtatttttaaaatactttgttttaacatgttttaaaccCAAAAGTATCAAGCAGATTATAAAGTTTCATTTAATCCTGGAATAAAAAACCTTGAGTTTAATGGTAAATGAGTTTTCCTTTGTTCCTAGGAGCTGATGCTTTTGAGTCTGGTGCACCACTCAGCAAAGGTGAATCCTGTTCCAGTTTGACAGACCGTAAACGCAGAACCCTCCCCCAGCTCCCTGTGGATGACCCCCGGGCTAAATCCAGTCCCAAAGCTCTTAGGTCAGAGATAGGAGAGAAACAAGACACCGAGCCccaggagaaagaaaataaggGAGACGGGGAGTCCCCAATTCCAATGGAGGACGGCGAGATGACCAGTAAACGGAAACAaagctccacctcttctccatcTAAGGCTCCTCTCAGAACCTCTGGCAGCACTGAACGGAGGAAGAGgtcagaggagaggaaaggaggaggagaaggaggagataAGTCTGGAAAGCCTCTAGTCCGCCAGGGCAGCTTCACTATTGAGAAGCCCAGTTCTAATGTCCCTGCAGAGCTCATCCCTCGCATTAACAGAGGCAGTAGTGGGCTTGAACGCAGCGACTCTGTGGGCAGCATGGATACCGCTACACTCCTGAAGGACACTGAAGCCGTCATGGCATTTTTAGAGGCTAAGTTAAGAGACGAGAACAAACTTGAGCATAAAAGTAGCAAAACATGCGTCATTAATCAGGGTTCAGGTTCTGGTGTTCCCCCTCGGACTGACTCCATCTCTCCTGAATCTGATGTGGACACAGCCAGCACGGCTAGTCACGTGGCTGGAGAAGCAGAGAGGAAGGCAGCTGCTGGTGGTGTTCAGAAGCGGCGttctctcagcagcatgcaccgGGAGAAGAGCAACATGAGCACAGCTTCCAAGACCAGCACTACAAATACCAGCGCTCGTGAGCGCCTGGAGAGAAAGACTAAAAGTAGAACAGCTGAAGCAACAACCCGGGTTGATGCACGCCGCTCTACTCAGccaccctcttcctcctccagagGACGGCAGCCTTCTTTGGATCTCACTGATGATGACCAGACTTCTTCCTTCCCCATCTCTGACATTCTCTCTTCAGACCAGGAGACCTACTCTGGATCTTTGGGGCATTCCGGACCTAGACGTGGTTCTGAAGATGTCCTTCATTCCAAACTGGACAGCAGATCTGCTAAAACGTCCATCAGTGGTTCCTGCAAAACCAGCCGGACTCTCCAAGCAGCCACAGCCTCCTCCATGAGCAAGCAAGCCTCACTGCCTCAGCCACGGCCCACAAGAGCCTCCCTTCTTCGTCGCGCCCGGCTGGGGGACACATCAGATACAGATCTAGCAGACGCTGACAGGGTTTCTGTGGCCTCTGAGGtgtccaccaccagctccaccTCTAAGCCACCGTCTGGCCGGAAGGGACTGTCACGGCTCGATATGCTGGCTCAGCCACGGAGGAACCGTATGGGCTCCATCTCAGCCCGTAGTGACTCAGAGTGTACAGTGACTCGGAGCGCCACCTCTTCACCCCGCCTGTCAGCAGAGACAGCTCTGCGTCTCGGCCTGCGCTCATCAACACCCCCAGAGAACAGACTGACCCCCAGGATGAGAGCCAACAGCGTGTCCAAGCTGAACGAGACCAAGACGAAGACCAGTACATCTGGATACTGCTCCCCCACAGGTGAGCAAGTCAATGGCTATTCTCATAGATAAGATGAATCAACATAAATGTCTTTCACAGAAATATATTAAGTGGGgcgaaaaaaattatttaaaatcaatCTAGCTTTCCATTCCTTGTTGGCGATGTGTAACCATTCTTTGTAAACATTTCCACCTTGTTGTGATGAACTTGAACATTGATTTTCATCATCCAGAGAGCCCTCAGCCCGAACCTGCAGATGGTGATGCAGAGGAAGAGCTGATGGGTACTGTACCTGAACCACAGAGCCTAATCAGACTACTTGTGTgcagtgtgtgggtgtgtgtgtgcgcgcacaTGTCAGATCTGGGTCACAGCGATGGAAGCTGCAGGCAGATTCATCAAaccaaaaaacagtttttttaaaataaagagttcagtcattttaatttgtgaaagaaatttattAGATCACTGCATATTTAcaaattttgttaaaagaataaatacttaaaatataATCTGAACTATGCTGACCCAGCTCTTACAATAATTTCAGTGATAACTTTGTGTTTCCTTCCAGAACTCTATTAAGTAACACTGATGGTGACTCAAATGCTCTGCTCACACTATAACACTTTGCCCCATTTTACACCAAAGAGACTCA from Melanotaenia boesemani isolate fMelBoe1 chromosome 16, fMelBoe1.pri, whole genome shotgun sequence carries:
- the cep170aa gene encoding centrosomal protein of 170 kDa isoform X3 is translated as MSVTSWFLVSSGGTRHRLPREMIFVGRDDCELMLQSRSVDKQHAVINYEVGTDEHKVKDLGSLNGTFVNDVRIQEQMYITLKLEDKLRFGYDTNLFTVVRGELTVPEEALKHEKFTSGLQLSKKPSSNETTPNTNTSKSPAKTPTKTPKSPSSTTTKSGEKRVMDGVCSYKELSAKPVDSHKTEERIGGDVTALPRGTPLYGQPSWWGDGDADDENSFKQETKSSSSKKHDSSISESKEVRRGEKAQEDSLHASSAHESSYFEIPTKEGHMATNGIHEIPTKDTEGAPTHSHITTAQGHASFTIEFDNTSPGKVTIKDHVSKFTPDQHRSRSKKSGAGGGGTGGRDLSTLQAAMMASESKVADWLAHNDPTLVRGESTEDDSKSIKSDVPVHLKRLKAGSKHEDGTQSDSENGLGLRFANRRHALEERLKTAHSHVSGGGAGGANTTVSSTRTTGTRTAFMIEFYDEENPRKRRSYSFSQTAPLLGGGPGGEGLCPQPPSHPKVFSISTSATTASDSGKVPAPIPATVAAGAPTAARVLLKQRSEDPSIGRSSASTGLATGSPTSPSEDTSVVGKGAGTAGGEAEDDHSDKGTYTIELENRNPEEEEARRMIDKVFGVQENTDASVLSDLKEEAQGKKTREIGKEAVTGDSSWVSEWASLAANHTRTDPEGSGAEVATYLHKERGADAFESGAPLSKGESCSSLTDRKRRTLPQLPVDDPRAKSSPKALRSEIGEKQDTEPQEKENKGDGESPIPMEDGEMTSKRKQSSTSSPSKAPLRTSGSTERRKRSEERKGGGEGGDKSGKPLVRQGSFTIEKPSSNVPAELIPRINRGSSGLERSDSVGSMDTATLLKDTEAVMAFLEAKLRDENKLEHKSSKTCVINQGSGSGVPPRTDSISPESDVDTASTASHVAGEAERKAAAGGVQKRRSLSSMHREKSNMSTASKTSTTNTSARERLERKTKSRTAEATTRVDARRSTQPPSSSSRGRQPSLDLTDDDQTSSFPISDILSSDQETYSGSLGHSGPRRGSEDVLHSKLDSRSAKTSISGSCKTSRTLQAATASSMSKQASLPQPRPTRASLLRRARLGDTSDTDLADADRVSVASEVSTTSSTSKPPSGRKGLSRLDMLAQPRRNRMGSISARSDSECTVTRSATSSPRLSAETALRLGLRSSTPPENRLTPRMRANSVSKLNETKTKTSTSGYCSPTESPQPEPADGDAEEELMVSSSNRWRRLPPEYGSTSEEEFGSSRNSPKHGARAHMRPHHLVPHRSSRLSTTTSSGSGVVPGPGGVGIKHRMKEQEEYIRDWTAHSEEIARLFPCVRRISQDLAKDLAILAREIHDVAGEIDSVSSSGTAPSTTVSTAATTPGSAIDTREEVGSARPTQPDIQESMKKLVDRVFDESLNFRKIPPIITTNKAPEINGKPVEHRPRAPDSLEPRALRRRTWNREEAVLDSLLIHSVSQLSSKIRHSVDKTAGKIRILFKDKDRNWDEIESKLRSESDVPLLKTSNKEISSILLELKRVEKQLQVINVMVDPDGTLDALASLGLTSPTTPTKPQTAKTTSSSATSPGSAPPAKESLPEIHPGPGGSAASSRVQTTFSSTEKTAQDASVGLGLTGVGGLSFNRMRPSGEEAIAQK